The stretch of DNA cgtgaacttgtatgtttttaaacgcatttagaacacagaagaaaatccttgAGTGCGCCAAAGGTTTCTtcttaatataacattttattccaTTTCGTCATTATAAGACATGTTGGCATTTTGCACATTGCTACAATACTATGCACAGGCGCGAGCGTACCTTTATGAAAGCCTTATTACTTTATGTTATCAAGCTATAATGGAAATGCAATGTTCAAAATCTCATCTAACCACCTATTTCATATGCGTTATCAGTAGCCATTGCTAATAATAAATAGATGACGTCACTTACTTGTTAGTCAGCCTCTTTTCATCAAAATTAAGTTTGCCTGGCTGTTTGTACAGGATGTAGACGTATCTGTGGATGCCAGTGCCCTCTGGCGGGCCGGACCCGATGTAGCCTGACAGCACCTCTCCCTTGCTGACGTCACTGCCGGGAATGTTGCCGACTAGCCAATGGTGCCACTCGCGGTACACCGGCTCGGGTCCGTCGTAGTTGTCAGGGTCTGAAGATTATGTAATTGAATTTGTATAGATGCTGGTCTGTTGGTGGTTATAGGTGAACAATTGAGAGATCGAGTTCACTAGCGTGTTAcctaatacctacctaatacacCCTAATAGTACGACCTTGTTCatcaaataactaaattaagtttCTGTGATATTGTAAGAGACAGTTTAGCTCGGAAAACTATAACTATTTGGTTAAAACAATAAGACAAACAACGCAACTATAACAcaactaattttaattgtaagatacagtacatacataggctttagtacaagtttgttttacatttaaatagatCGAAgcaagagcgcgttcggggctctgattggttggttcattcgtaccggccaatcagagcgccgaacgcgctgtcgtttcatttcgttcaacgtaaagcaaactcgtactaaggctacaggtCGTATTCCCCAGACGTTAAGGAGATAAAAGGGAAAACTGCCTTACCAGTGAACACAAGAGTGTAGAAAGCGTTAGGGTCGGCTTCATAGGAGACGCTGGGCTGTTCCTTCACCTGGGTGGGAGTCAGCTCGTTGCCCTGGGAGGCCACTGCGCCGCTCGGGTACTTCAACTGgacataataaaaactattaatacaACTATCTAGAAAACTTAAGATAATCTTACAAttcaaatgatattattttttataagaactATCGTGAGACGTGGCGCAGCCTACTCATCGTCGCGTCgccgtgtctgcgcacgctactcatgatgaatagtctctctgtgactcgaaactatatAGTAGatattttctccattaatataattatgtaaggaAGGTATTTTTTGgttaatgataaaaaatgttagGAGTTCCTTTTTCGTATCTATCTGTCTGTACCTATGAACGATTATTCAACTCAAAAATCcgtctttttaattatatacaaataaaagtagATATATAATTTCTAGGTATAGATAGTGGGATTTCTTACAAAGGTTTAAGTGTATAGTTTATTATGGATATAACCAGGCAGTTGAAGCTGCGAGCGGGAAGGTAATGTAGGTACCTCGTATGTTTGAAAAATTTCgagtacctaagtaattattaacTTATCTAGGTATTGTCGGGCAATAACAAGCTTAAAGATAATAAATGGCTAGCTAATCATTTGAATGAAGTAATTCAtcacaattatataattactaattattattacgttAAAGATAAAAACgtgaaaagtaattaaataataataccaaccaaacaatatttatttatcgagATTGAGTACCTATTCACGTAATATCtaatattacataaacaaacacatgTAAGAAAATACCAGATTTTTCATCaaagtgataaaatataatatgatgcATTGCGATACAGAGTTTAATACTCTACAAAGATTACACCTACCTATTTaatggatgtttttttttcatattcataCCGATATGAGCCGATGTGGTTACATAAGCGGTAATAATGGAATTTTTCACTCGGGATAAATAGGTAACAAAATGTAATCAATATTCTGCTAAAAAATTCACAAAACACTTTTTAGATAAACTTGATATTTATAATGATATGAATGGAGTCGTTGGTAGAGCGCCTTAGAAGGATGTATATCGACCAGAtaggcgatatattaaagaagtaCCCTTAAATGACTAGCATGCAtgatgatgactgttgataaagcgaaagaggtaagtGGGAGATAAGCGTCAAGACGAAAAGTCTCATAACTAAATCTATGTATTTATGATGATTACGATGAAGTTCTATctcttcgattcccgcacggagcaactctttaagTGATTCGGATCGTGacgtaatgtgtatgtgaattagTATGTTtacttacttgtttttttttaaacgcacccatgatacaagagaaaatcctagtgtggggcaacgttttcttttttaatagataaatggCGTGATGTTACGTAGTATAATAAACTCTTTACCTCGATGTTACCAGAGGGTGGTGTCGGGATGACATCGGGCACGATCTTGCTCGCCTCAAAAGCTTTCGATACTAGAGACATGGTGACCTGGAGGTAACAAGATGTAAAAGGaattattaaatactttcgCCATAGTTTTTAAACCAAATTTATTTGATACTAGCAaaccgttttttttatttaaccaccaatgattttccctgttttcctgcttttttcttgttttcctgaattttcagtactataaacctcacggaccccgagacctttctaacgaatgcaaaactgtggaaatggGTTCGcgcgttctgaagttatagcgcCAAGAAGGAAAacctaacttatttttatacatattatagataAGTAGACACGGTAATACAGGGTGTATAAACCTAGACCAATTAATTCCCTACATTTTAGACGCAAATAGAGCTAATTTCAAACcattgactgcatggttggcgcagtggttgggtgaccggctgctgtCTTACTTATGGCATCGAACATTtcagtaatattgaaataaggACATTATTTTCTTGTACAGAAGCACTCTTTTAGATTGTCATGTAGGTATTATGTAAGCACCATGTTAGATCAAagcgacaccagcaatttatactgcgctaactcaaaaagcgtactttacagtagaagcgtttaaagggaaaaacgtgataacttttacattaattacgatacttttttgaaatttggtatgcttaatatttaatttattcattgtaatatctcatatttatattatcttaattatttctattttttgatttagcgcaagttagccgtatataaacgtaattcataaaaaaaattacatcttatacacgtctaacttatgttagcgtagtgtagtacgggacgtcgtagtgcatgatcaatcatctgatgcatatttcaatatttttataaagaacatgtacttactcacaaaaagaatagttaacgtaccattaataaactaattaatacgttaacacataagtatttactatgtaaaagtcgctaagtcgttcattttacaaacgaacaagtatacacacgaacgcactaaactacgctaactatgagttagtgcagtgttgcacggtctttgaccaaagtgattcccgcgcacactccgctaataatagttggcgtaatataaatcgagtgatttcaaaaagtacctttacttagcgttttataagatttgtaactttcttatttttgcatatttcttctcaatttttttatgacgtatgtaaacacacattttaagcaacttggcataaaaaaagttttttccaaatttcgagttagcgtagtataaattgctggtgtcgaggATCCCTCAGTATATTAACTTACTAAGTTCTACCATTTCGTGTTGCGCATTGTTAATATTTAAGCTATGTGTTTGATGCCTATATGACATAGCTGATTGAATTTCTTGTTTTATGCGCCTTCCATTATAACTCAATAAcgcatttcataatttattcataCCGAAGGTAAAGTCTTATCATGCCACATAACTGCACACAATATCTCAGATGGTATTTTTTCCTATCGGCGTTTCATTCTAAAACACTCCGCTAGTGGCAGTTTTTAACAAATTTATCTTATGCCataaaatacatagaaatattatCTAATACATATCTTATTATTAGATACAAAACGTTAATGAATACAGCACTATTTCTGATTTCGATATAAAACTAAATGTCCTAATTAGATTTCCTAGTCTAGATagaaactgcggactaccttgcgggttaccggggctccggctcaaaaagcaagagtagaaacggggtggtttttagccagtaagagtctgacaatccctctcgcttcgcccaaggcgggacaacGTCtatggacgattttcccccctcaaaaataaagtctagacataaaacaaataataacctACTTAACATATAATTGCGAAGCACTAAAAACCTACCTGTTTCCACGACGGCTTCTTCAGCACTAAATGTATATAGGAAACTCCATGAAATTCACGAAACACAAACACGATTCACCACTATCGGGGCTCACGTGAACCGATCTTTTCTCTCTTTCTACATAAGAACAAAAGAATAGGACAAAAAATGCTCAGGTTAGTATTTGTACGGAGTgctaataaaaatgttcatttttCTCGTCGATTGTGGCAGTCGATAATTTTGCGATAACCCTGACATTGGACTCGGATGTGATAACTgtgacataaataattatatgttataacataattatgtcattGTTTGTGTGTTGAGATAATATTTTGGCAATAAATGTGTTGCTTTAGGTACTTATTGTCATTAGTTGTGATGGTATTCGTTTTCCTATAACTATCGAAATGTAGTCGCTTTCGTTCCTATGAACTATCACACCTTTTTATCTTCGAAAGGGCAGAGGAAAAGACGAGTAATACTTTgaccgatccgggaatcgaatccgataCCCCTTTGCCcatcagtcgcacttgcgaacactcgaACAATGAAACACACTTGATAAATGAAAAAaacaacagaaaatatttttaagaaacaaacatttatttatttttcaaaacaaatccTAATGAAACAAATAGtaacaacattacaaaaaaataaaccgacttcactaaaaaagttaaaaataactttaatttcggaagtcggtgtttctcggtattatttgtttgttacaccgacttccgaaattaaagttatttttaacttttttagtgaagtcggtttatttttttgtaaaaagtattttatttcacactttttagttgcgatactcaactaaaaaagtcggttgaAATTCTCTatttcaataactactttatttatttgtattgtcacagtcacttaattaactttattgtgatttctatgtgagtatgaagttccattggccatttctggtcttcttcatcagttccacctcttcaaaggttacccttcaattctagatgaatataccaaaatcactatatagttccttataatatttgaggagttccctcgatttctctaagatcccatcatcagatcatAACTTGGTGACTTAGGACGACcaagaactatctactttcgaacaaaaaaagaattttgaaaatccgtcgacaattgacggagtataactttattgtgatttcttgtgagtatgaagttccattggccatttctagtcttcttcatcagttccacctcttcaaaggttactttttgactgtaaatgcttcaattctagatgaatataccaaaatcactatatagttccctataatatttgaggagttccctcgatttctctaagatcccatcatcagatcctaacttggtgacaatgggaccacctcagaactatctttgcgaacaaaaaaataattttgaaaatttcgacaattgacggagtattcgatgaacaaaatacaaaaaaaaaaaaaaaaaaaaaaaaaaaaacatacaaacagccgaaacAAAtagtaacaacaaaataaatcaaacatcgTTATCGTTAATAcacacacaaataataattactactatTACCTACAAACTTattcgaaatattattttatacgaataattattatgccaaattaattatgacttttatttttaaagtaatacttACAGTAGTTacaattttacaattatttagtgATAAAATGAATTACAGTATCTAAGTTACActcagaaaaatatttaaaaaatcttaaaatattaatttaattacaataaatcaaataaaatgaaaatattattatatacacaatcttattcattattaaaacttatttctattaaaaatgaaattttaaacaaattacacaaagaaaaacatatttggAAAGGGCTTTaagcattttgtttttaatataattaggtaataGCAAAaggacataataattatttagataattttatgcCAAAAATTTTATCGACTAGGATAACcacattaaacttttattattcgaaaatattatttgaatcaaaatttaaattatatcaaaTGTGATTGAATCAAATTCAATTATAGGAATATTCACTCTTAGATAAACCACCATTTTAGTCAGAAATAGAATTAGTTTTAAGAAAGATACTTGATGACAAACACACAAACCGATATTTAGTAAAAATCAAgtatagtaaaattttattagtcaGATTCCCTACTAGAAAAATAGGAAAGAAAAGGCCACGGGGAGACCTGCATccacaaataaattacaaacaatattgatacttctgttataataaaaataaagacgaTATTGCTACTAGATATAAAATGAACTTGTTACATTTTGATATAATCAGTAAAGTAAATATAGGACGTACTCGAACAAAAACTATCGAACAAAACAATGGAAGCCTATATTGCCGTTActgtgtataatattatattcgcacagaataaataaataacaataaatatttttgtcgaataaCTTGTATAATTTGAAACTGACCGACATCAATCTCCCACATAAAGATTGGTGGCATTTCATTTTCAGATTGACTGTGCtggttatgaaaaaaaaatataggtgcTATAAGTTGTCTAAtgaagattataataaataactttcaagTTCCTATAATGCCCGTTTTCAAAAACGATTTCTACCTTTTAAGGAACGAACAGTCAGAATCAATTTTGTCGTAATCATTCATTAAGAGATTActgttttattatcataatcaaATCTTTTTATCAGGTTCTTAATGAAGGAGTAGTACGTTAAGCGTATAGTGCTTATTCTTTTTTGCCATGAAGGCAGATTTTTGCCATGACAAGTAAACctaaaaaatcttataatttGAATACCAGGAAATGTATGAAGAACCCGACAAATGAGTTATTAAACATGAACGAAAAAGGGATCGAGAAAAAGGGAATCTTTGAAAATGTAGAATATATTACAAAGAATAGAagcttaatattaaaattccacGTTATTGTAAACGCCATTGTTTAAACTATATTTACACAGAGTTCCCGGCCTGACCAGCTCGCTATATACTTACGATGACCGACAATAATCTACAAGCTATTGATACGATCGATAATATTCTTATAATCAGTCAGTCCTTGTATTAATATGTTACAATCAATTTACTGAGTCTGATCTCACTAAGAATTTCCAACtgcttttattataaatacttcaTTATAACTATACATTCTTTTATCATTATATCTTTGTGTATAAAGTTTTTACTTGGTCTTACGTACTTTATAATCCATATACATACACCTATCGTTCATTGCTTTTCATTTGTTTCGTTCTGACCAAAAATTTTTAGTGAAATCAGACCAGTACCACTAATATCAAAATCAGCTATACATCTTACACAACTTGGACCGTAGCAAATGCGCTGAACGTTACTTTCTTTGGTGGTTCGGCACTGCAG from Spodoptera frugiperda isolate SF20-4 chromosome 11, AGI-APGP_CSIRO_Sfru_2.0, whole genome shotgun sequence encodes:
- the LOC118274872 gene encoding phosphatidylethanolamine-binding protein homolog F40A3.3-like, whose product is MSLVSKAFEASKIVPDVIPTPPSGNIELKYPSGAVASQGNELTPTQVKEQPSVSYEADPNAFYTLVFTDPDNYDGPEPVYREWHHWLVGNIPGSDVSKGEVLSGYIGSGPPEGTGIHRYVYILYKQPGKLNFDEKRLTNKSIDGRAAFSTKKFAEKYSLGAPVAGNFYRAQFDDYVPLLYKSLGV